In Macrobrachium nipponense isolate FS-2020 chromosome 41, ASM1510439v2, whole genome shotgun sequence, the following proteins share a genomic window:
- the LOC135212870 gene encoding uncharacterized protein LOC135212870: MNFTREFTRKKCRCMLEVTDIRITDLSQFYTETISFDGQTLKFSMTFLEVTMTTIGTLRRERKQGWGREYVVGVQTRATQLTIDVCIIIDKAACGMTVVELRMSFIGSMTTVVELEECCCKTRMADIIETYLQYIIYFCDTINNLIYLLQGVLRYITISYELQVILQCNQTRTATSTLNHRSANPCNNCNKTIIVDETNFPVAGTTYKYWASQNYPNNYPDGCYCCLNIQLIKLGFVFITFNSGDAIHQVGNCNYDKLQFFGDYSTLITVCDSDMSVHTNFLTKVNPNEKITGLVCFTSDPGDGNTVAKGFNMTIEIQTFLKRDSMERALHDRFTSKGLGLGQILPSDGDKDN; this comes from the exons ATGAATTTTACAAGAGAATTCACACGCAAG AAATGCAGATGTATGTTGGAGGTTACTGACATAAGAATAACAGATTTATCGCAATTCTATACTGAAACTATTTCGTTCGATGGTCAAACCCTCAAGTTTTCTATGACTTTCTTAGAAGTAACT ATGACAACTATAGGGACGTTGAGACGAGAAAGGAAACAAGGATGGGGTAGGGAGTATGTAGTGGGAGTTCAAACTCGCGCAACACAGTTGACGATTGACGTATGCATCATCATTGATAAAGCAGCTTGTGGGATGACCGTTGTTGAGTTGAGGATGAGCTTCATTGG TTCAATGACGACAGTTGTTGAACTGGAAGAATGCTGCTGTAAAACAAGAATGGCTGATATCATCGAAACATAcctacagtatattatatatttttgtgatactATAAACAACCTGATATACCTGCTTCAAGGAGTTCTGAGATACATCACCATATCATATGAACTTCAGGTTATATTACAATGCAATCAAA CAAGAACAGCAACCTCAACACTCAATCACAGGTCAG CTAACCCCTGCAATAACTGCAATAAGACAATCATCGTCGACGAAACGAACTTCCCAGTGGCTGGCACGACCTACAAGTACTGGGCGTCGCAAAATTATCCTAATAATTACCCAGACGGCTGCTATTGTTGCCTCAACATTCAG CTGATAAAGCTAGGTTTCGTCTTCATAACCTTCAACAGTGGAGATGCTATTCACCAAGTTGGAAACTGCAATTACGACAAATTGCAGTTCTTCGGAGACTACTCGACTCTCAT CACGGTGTGTGACAGTGACATGAGCGTCCACACGAATTTCTTAACCAAGGTTAATCCCAATGAGAAAATAACCGGGTTGGTCTGCTTCACGTCAGACCCAGGCGATGGCAACACTGTGGCTAAAGGATTCAACATGACTATAGAAA TCCAAACCTTCCTCAAACGAGACTCCATGGAACGCGCCCTCCATGATAGATTCACTTCGAAGGGCCTCGGCTTGGGCCAGATTCTCCCTTCCGACGGCGACAAGGACAACTAA